Proteins encoded together in one Triticum urartu cultivar G1812 unplaced genomic scaffold, Tu2.1 TuUngrouped_contig_5519, whole genome shotgun sequence window:
- the LOC125529325 gene encoding uncharacterized protein LOC125529325 isoform X1, producing MAMPSTASCCFASSSPHVRPSLRLLLTHTTITSSPARIRLVSRNPLRRSFSSSEPAPGVAGDEGGYVDREVEEDRDERYGFEMEVRKLPGKKNRRLVRARVRVGAPLQAVWATLTDYEGLAGFIPGLSECRLLHQDKAFARLYQVGEQDLALGFKFNAKGTIDCYEGEMELLPEFRAHRREIDFNMVDGDFKVFQGKWSVQEVDDATEGGEISSGQEFQTTLSYVVELEPKLWVPVRLLEGRICKEIKTNLICIREEAERVQRLLDEDES from the exons ATGGCCATGCCGTCCACCGCGTCTTGCTGcttcgcctcctcctccccccatGTCCGGCCCAGCCTCCGCCTCCTCCTGACCCACACCACCATCACCTCGAGCCCCGCGCGCATCCGCCTCGTCTCCCGTAACCCCCTCCGGCGCTCCTTCTCGTCCTCCGAGCCGGCGCCCGgtgtcgccggcgacgaggggggATATGTGGACAGGGAGGTAGAGGAGGACCGGGACGAGCGGTACGGGTTCGAGATGGAGGTGCGGAAGCTGCCGGGGAAGAAGAACCGGCGGCTGGTGCGCGCGCGGGTGCGGGTCGGCGCGCCGCTCCAGGCCGTCTGGGCCACGCTCACCGACTACGAGGGCCTCGCCGGATTCATCCCCGGCCTCTCCGAGTGCCGCCTCCTCCACCAGGACAAAGCCTTCGCCCGCCTCTACCAG GTCGGGGAGCAGGATCTGGCGCTGGGGTTCAAGTTCAACGCCAAGGGCACCATCGACTGCTACGAGGGAGAGATGGAGCTGCTCCCGGAGTTCCGGGCGCACCGCCGGGAGATCGACTTCAACATGGTCGACGGCGATTTCAAGGTCTTCCAGGGCAAGTGGTCTGTCCAGGAG GTCGATGATGCTACTGAAGGTGGGGAAATTTCATCAGGGCAGGAATTTCAGACCACGCTTTCTTATGTGGTGGAGCTAGAGCCTAAGCTCTGGGTTCCAGTTCGGCTACTGGAAGGGAGGATCTGCAAGGAGATCAAAACCAACCTTATTTGTATCCGAGAAGAAGCAGAGAGGGTCCAAAGGTTACTGGACGAG GATGAATCCTGA
- the LOC125529325 gene encoding uncharacterized protein LOC125529325 isoform X2 produces the protein MAMPSTASCCFASSSPHVRPSLRLLLTHTTITSSPARIRLVSRNPLRRSFSSSEPAPGVAGDEGGYVDREVEEDRDERYGFEMEVRKLPGKKNRRLVRARVRVGAPLQAVWATLTDYEGLAGFIPGLSECRLLHQDKAFARLYQVGEQDLALGFKFNAKGTIDCYEGEMELLPEFRAHRREIDFNMVDGDFKVFQGKWSVQEVDDATEGGEISSGQEFQTTLSYVVELEPKLWVPVRLLEGRICKEIKTNLICIREEAERVQRLLDE, from the exons ATGGCCATGCCGTCCACCGCGTCTTGCTGcttcgcctcctcctccccccatGTCCGGCCCAGCCTCCGCCTCCTCCTGACCCACACCACCATCACCTCGAGCCCCGCGCGCATCCGCCTCGTCTCCCGTAACCCCCTCCGGCGCTCCTTCTCGTCCTCCGAGCCGGCGCCCGgtgtcgccggcgacgaggggggATATGTGGACAGGGAGGTAGAGGAGGACCGGGACGAGCGGTACGGGTTCGAGATGGAGGTGCGGAAGCTGCCGGGGAAGAAGAACCGGCGGCTGGTGCGCGCGCGGGTGCGGGTCGGCGCGCCGCTCCAGGCCGTCTGGGCCACGCTCACCGACTACGAGGGCCTCGCCGGATTCATCCCCGGCCTCTCCGAGTGCCGCCTCCTCCACCAGGACAAAGCCTTCGCCCGCCTCTACCAG GTCGGGGAGCAGGATCTGGCGCTGGGGTTCAAGTTCAACGCCAAGGGCACCATCGACTGCTACGAGGGAGAGATGGAGCTGCTCCCGGAGTTCCGGGCGCACCGCCGGGAGATCGACTTCAACATGGTCGACGGCGATTTCAAGGTCTTCCAGGGCAAGTGGTCTGTCCAGGAG GTCGATGATGCTACTGAAGGTGGGGAAATTTCATCAGGGCAGGAATTTCAGACCACGCTTTCTTATGTGGTGGAGCTAGAGCCTAAGCTCTGGGTTCCAGTTCGGCTACTGGAAGGGAGGATCTGCAAGGAGATCAAAACCAACCTTATTTGTATCCGAGAAGAAGCAGAGAGGGTCCAAAGGTTACTGGACGAG TGA